A single region of the Maniola jurtina chromosome 6, ilManJurt1.1, whole genome shotgun sequence genome encodes:
- the LOC123866079 gene encoding vascular endothelial growth factor receptor 1 isoform X6 codes for MSSSSIRPLLTVAVGYIIICSHILADKEIKGPVIIPSKSDVILRSGQNFTIFCKSRMPVQIKQQHIPENDVGPFYKKHRNITSSDDSILNEFETALDLYNVDRYAIGYYACFDSSVNESSVLNNLQKEPNNTEHISYIYIYVDDTGKLFAPMREMVISTPGATVVIECRPTTPDVNVTLLGDFPDSDYKHYFSPKIGFTFSSDALLDIPMTGFFCNFVRENQNDTIEVYVQKLTLRKLRSYICHGHRGHIHNNSTKEISILLAETPRPNIVSQSKYFLEGESFWLNCTVDYELNNPVLLDWIKPREFTKSKVVIETNEETLKTAGTLYKTLTIIDANAENDGDYTCTSSGAGPEQSTITKVYKGKTGFINITMGNLKNPIETKQSKATLVTIVNDAYPPANYTFYKNDKEILVKLPKYEIKEGGGKVNLVIYKLNINDTANYTVVAANKDVSKKLTFDVRKIAYPVINFGSGDKRFLLNTVATLQCEAVGYPLPNIRWYFTTETGEQQEISSMAENKVESLTKVTSYLTIPVHASGNITCSPGKQSDVASVTRRFLVYEVPNGFGVVNSHKTWYSEGQEAIIECYASRYDFHNVTWIRNNKTLSDFVTILDTALSFIARLKISSVSINDAGAYTCHGHRKDDSEESQTVSVTVAERRPPNITIPASESNEEVNPYQPVRLTCQANAVPPPVINWYKDGERLENNTFVDIFTDYLDHMTVNSTIDIKQMLEEHKGKYECIAESGDTSVSESYNLIIKEKSPYKSAIYLSIIGIVVFILVLLIVYLIWKIRKEKQFRKELAAAGLLYFKEGVTRSLNPELGIDEQAELLPYDERFEFPPEKLQLGKQLGAGAFGVVYKAEARGIINAEETTPVAVKMVKKTADNMYIKALASELKIMVHLGKHVNIVNLLGACTKNVGKRELVVIVEYCKFGNIHNYMQRHREVFIDQLTDDKEKNLGKVNRGFICNTGSTGVQSDYFGSNHSQETDHTFVNTANTNRSGRKDNANETVEFVRVSETGYVQPEWRSNYETDYVFDGRNPRPLTSRDLLAWAFQIARGMEYLASRKVLHGDLAARNVLLAEDNIVKICDFGLARSIYKNDEYRKQENSPLPVKWLAIECMTDRIFSTQSDVWSFGIVLWELFSLAKTPYPNVSPTSLVQWLSDGHRLEKPQYADDRLYDVMMRCWEQKPTARPNFSQLQEILGSFLEDNVRNHYVDLNSVFMDSNVKAEGEEDYLAMVCAPDYNNMVTPSPHQYVNDSRNFFPATPTQLLHDGTENTSF; via the exons ATGAGTAGCAGCTCAATTCGGCCACTTTTAACGGTTGCCGTtggatatataataatatgttctcaTATATTAGCAg ataaagaaataaaaggcCCAGTTATTATACCAAGTAAAAGTGACGTTATTCTAAGGAGTGGGCAAAACTttacaatattttgtaaatcGAGAATGCCGgtacaaataaaacaacaacACATTCCAGAAAATGATGTAGGACCTTTCTATAAGAAACATAGAAACATAACGAGTTCAGATGATAGCATATTGAATGAATTTGAAACAGCGCTAGATTTATACAATGTGGATAGGTATGCAATCGGATACTACGCTTGTTTCGATAGTAGTGTCAATGAGAGTAGCGTTCTCAATAACCTACAGAAAGAACCTAACAACACTGAACATATTTCCTATATTTACATCTACGTTGATG ATACGGGTAAATTATTTGCACCTATGAGAGAAATGGTCATATCCACACCTGGGGCGACGGTCGTAATTGAATGTAGACCTACGACGCCAGATGTGAACGTTACTCTGTTAGGG GACTTTCCAGACAGTGATTACAAACACTATTTTAGTCCTAAAATTGGGTTCACCTTCAGTAGCGATGCTCTCTTGGATATACCAATGACAGGTTTCTTCTGTAACTTTGTGAGAGAAAACCAAAATGATACGATCGAAGTTTATGTACAAAAAT TGACACTGCGTAAACTACGCTCATATATTTGCCATGGACATCGAGgacatatacataataatagtaCGAAGgaaataagta TATTACTGGCCGAAACTCCGAGACCAAACATTGTAAGCCAATCGAAGTATTTTCTGGAAGGTGAATCATTTTGGCTTAACTGCACTGTTGACTATGAACTGAACAATCCGGTTCTACTAGATTGGATTAAGCCTCGGGAGTTCACAAAG AGTAAAGTTGTTATTGAAACAAATGAAGAGACGTTGAAAACTGCAGGAACTTTATACAAAACCTTAACTATAATTGATGCCAATGCTGAAAATGATGGGGATTATACATGCACATCTAGTGGTGCAGGTCCTGAACAGTCTACGATTACAAAGGTATACAAAG gcAAAACAGGATTTATAAACATAACAATGGGTAATCTTAAAAATCCAATAGAAACCAAGCAATCAAAAGCAACATTAGTTACAATTGTGAATGACGCCTATCCCCCAGCGAATTATACctt TTATAAAAATGACAAGGAGATATTAGTAAAACTAccaaaatatgaaattaaagAAGGAGGTGGAAAAGTGAATCtggttatttataaattaaacattaaCGACACAGCGAACTATACAGTTGTAGCAGCCAATAAGGACGTctcaaaaaaattaacatttgaTGTCAGAAAAATAG CTTATCCAGTCATCAACTTTGGGTCAGGTGACAAAAGATTTTTACTGAACACAGTTGCAACTTTACAATGCGAAGCTGTAGGATATCCTCTTCCAAACATTCGATGGTACTTTACGACAGAAACGGGAGAGCAACAAGAAATTAGTAGCATG GCTGAAAATAAGGTCGAATCTTTAACTAAAGTGACATCATACCTCACAATACCAGTTCACGCTTCAGGGAACATAACATGCAGTCCAGGAAAACAATCAGATGTAGCATCTGTTACGAGAAGATTTCTCGTATATGAAGTACCCAATGGTTTTGGCGTGGTAAATAGTCACAAAACGTGGTATTCTGAGGGCCAAGAAGCAATAATCGAATGTTATGCTTCCAGATACGACTTTCATAATGTGACATGGATCAGAAACAATAAAACATTGTCAGACTTTG TCACAATATTAGACACTGCACTGTCGTTTATAGCACGACTAAAGATAAGTAGTGTATCCATCAATGACGCTGGAGCTTACACATGCCACGGACATAGGAAGGATGATTCAGAAGAAAGTCAAACTGTTTCAGTCACAGTTGCAG AGAGACGACCTCCAAACATTACGATTCCGGCAAGTGAATCGAATGAGGAAGTAAACCCATATCAACCAGTACGACTTACTTGTCAAGCTAATGCTGTTCCTCCTCCTGTTATAAACTGGTACAAG GATGGTGAAAGATTAGAAAACAATACATTTGTGGACATATTCACAGATTATTTAGATCACATGACGGTAAACTCTACAATTGATATAAAACAGATGCTTGAAGAGCATAAAGGGAAATACGAATGTATCGCTGAAAGTGGTGATACCTCCGTTAGCGAGTCTTACAATCTCATAATCAAAG AAAAATCTCCCTACAAGTCGgcaatatacctaagtattatagGTATTGTTGTATTTATCCTTGTTTTATTGATTGTATATTTAATATGGAAGATTCGAAAAGAAAAACAGTTCAGGAAAGAATTGGCAGCGGCCGGACTTCTGTATTTTAAGGAGGGAGTTACGAGATCTCTTAACCCGGAGTTGGGCATTGATGAACAAGCTGAGCTTCTGCCTTACGACGAAAGATTTGAGTTTCCTCCAGAAAAACttcaactag GTAAACAGCTCGGAGCAGGTGCGTTTGGCGTGGTGTACAAAGCAGAAGCTCGTGGCATAATCAATGCTGAGGAGACCACGCCTGTGGCCGTCAAAATGGTGAAGAAGACTGCTGataatatgtacataaaagCTCTAGCATCGGAACTCAAGATAATGGTGCATCTCGGAAAACATGTTAATATCGTTAACTTGCTCGGAGCATGCACTAAAAATGTTGGCAAGC GTGAACTGGTCGTGATTGTAGAGTACTGCAAGTTTGGTAACATTCACAACTACATGCAGAGGCACCGTGAAGTCTTTATAGACCAGCTCACTGATGACAAGGAGAAGAATCTCGGCAAGGTCAATAGAGGGTTTATTTGCAACACTGGAAGCACTGG TGTGCAGTCAGACTATTTCGGATCGAACCATTCACAAGAGACAGACCACACTTTCGTCAATACTGCGAACACGAATAGATCGGGAAGGAAAG ATAATGCTAATGAGACAGTGGAGTTTGTTCGAG TTTCGGAGACAGGCTATGTCCAGCCCGAATGGCGTTCAAATTACGAAACCGACTACGTTTTTGATGGACGCAACCCGCGGCCTTTGACTTCAAGAGACCTTTTGGCGTGGGCATTCCAGATTGCGAGGGGTATGGAATACCTTGCAAGCAGAAAG GTGCTGCATGGTGATCTAGCAGCCAGGAATGTGCTGTTGGCAGAAGATAACATTGTCAAAATTTGCGATTTTGGCTTAGCACGAAGCATTTATAAAAATGACGAATATAGGAAACAGGAAAAT AGCCCCCTTCCAGTGAAATGGTTGGCCATCGAGTGCATGACCGACCGCATATTTTCAACGCAGTCTGATGTGTGGTCGTTTGGCATCGTGTTATGGGAGTTATTTTCTCTCGCCAAGACGCCCTATCCGAATGTTAGTCCTACAAGTCTTGTGCAGTGGCTTAGTGACGG cCATCGTCTTGAGAAACCGCAGTATGCTGACGATCGGCTATATGACGTGATGATGCGATGTTGGGAACAGAAACCCACGGCACGTCCGAATTTTAGTCAGCTGCAAGAGATCCTTGGCTCGTTCCTTGAGGATAATGTCCGAAAC CACTACGTTGATCTAAACTCAGTCTTTATGGATTCAAACGTGAAAGCCGAAGGGGAAGAGGACTATCTAGCCATGGTCTGCGCTCCCGACTACAACAATATGGTTACGCCCAGTCCACATCAATACGTCAACGACTCAAGAAACTTCTTCCCTGCAACACCCACGCAATTATTACACG ACGGGACAGAAAATACTTCATTTTGA
- the LOC123866079 gene encoding vascular endothelial growth factor receptor 1 isoform X9, which translates to MSSSSIRPLLTVAVGYIIICSHILAVLLAETPRPNIVSQSKYFLEGESFWLNCTVDYELNNPVLLDWIKPREFTKSKVVIETNEETLKTAGTLYKTLTIIDANAENDGDYTCTSSGAGPEQSTITKVYKGKTGFINITMGNLKNPIETKQSKATLVTIVNDAYPPANYTFYKNDKEILVKLPKYEIKEGGGKVNLVIYKLNINDTANYTVVAANKDVSKKLTFDVRKIAYPVINFGSGDKRFLLNTVATLQCEAVGYPLPNIRWYFTTETGEQQEISSMAENKVESLTKVTSYLTIPVHASGNITCSPGKQSDVASVTRRFLVYEVPNGFGVVNSHKTWYSEGQEAIIECYASRYDFHNVTWIRNNKTLSDFVTILDTALSFIARLKISSVSINDAGAYTCHGHRKDDSEESQTVSVTVAERRPPNITIPASESNEEVNPYQPVRLTCQANAVPPPVINWYKDGERLENNTFVDIFTDYLDHMTVNSTIDIKQMLEEHKGKYECIAESGDTSVSESYNLIIKEKSPYKSAIYLSIIGIVVFILVLLIVYLIWKIRKEKQFRKELAAAGLLYFKEGVTRSLNPELGIDEQAELLPYDERFEFPPEKLQLGKQLGAGAFGVVYKAEARGIINAEETTPVAVKMVKKTADNMYIKALASELKIMVHLGKHVNIVNLLGACTKNVGKRELVVIVEYCKFGNIHNYMQRHREVFIDQLTDDKEKNLGKVNRGFICNTGSTGVQSDYFGSNHSQETDHTFVNTANTNRSGRKDNANETVEFVRVSETGYVQPEWRSNYETDYVFDGRNPRPLTSRDLLAWAFQIARGMEYLASRKVLHGDLAARNVLLAEDNIVKICDFGLARSIYKNDEYRKQENSPLPVKWLAIECMTDRIFSTQSDVWSFGIVLWELFSLAKTPYPNVSPTSLVQWLSDGHRLEKPQYADDRLYDVMMRCWEQKPTARPNFSQLQEILGSFLEDNVRNHYVDLNSVFMDSNVKAEGEEDYLAMVCAPDYNNMVTPSPHQYVNDSRNFFPATPTQLLHDDEGYLQMSPANQNIFSPRTLSNKFDFDARKLNPRASELGHSQGSELTPMLSLNNLPTRSGSESDHEGNVSPYLNMCPRIDEESDEVFETKQYNFRNAHNNLNRAVTNPTYITLEVDLEKKPQNISNNYMNINVPNGLVK; encoded by the exons ATGAGTAGCAGCTCAATTCGGCCACTTTTAACGGTTGCCGTtggatatataataatatgttctcaTATATTAGCAg TATTACTGGCCGAAACTCCGAGACCAAACATTGTAAGCCAATCGAAGTATTTTCTGGAAGGTGAATCATTTTGGCTTAACTGCACTGTTGACTATGAACTGAACAATCCGGTTCTACTAGATTGGATTAAGCCTCGGGAGTTCACAAAG AGTAAAGTTGTTATTGAAACAAATGAAGAGACGTTGAAAACTGCAGGAACTTTATACAAAACCTTAACTATAATTGATGCCAATGCTGAAAATGATGGGGATTATACATGCACATCTAGTGGTGCAGGTCCTGAACAGTCTACGATTACAAAGGTATACAAAG gcAAAACAGGATTTATAAACATAACAATGGGTAATCTTAAAAATCCAATAGAAACCAAGCAATCAAAAGCAACATTAGTTACAATTGTGAATGACGCCTATCCCCCAGCGAATTATACctt TTATAAAAATGACAAGGAGATATTAGTAAAACTAccaaaatatgaaattaaagAAGGAGGTGGAAAAGTGAATCtggttatttataaattaaacattaaCGACACAGCGAACTATACAGTTGTAGCAGCCAATAAGGACGTctcaaaaaaattaacatttgaTGTCAGAAAAATAG CTTATCCAGTCATCAACTTTGGGTCAGGTGACAAAAGATTTTTACTGAACACAGTTGCAACTTTACAATGCGAAGCTGTAGGATATCCTCTTCCAAACATTCGATGGTACTTTACGACAGAAACGGGAGAGCAACAAGAAATTAGTAGCATG GCTGAAAATAAGGTCGAATCTTTAACTAAAGTGACATCATACCTCACAATACCAGTTCACGCTTCAGGGAACATAACATGCAGTCCAGGAAAACAATCAGATGTAGCATCTGTTACGAGAAGATTTCTCGTATATGAAGTACCCAATGGTTTTGGCGTGGTAAATAGTCACAAAACGTGGTATTCTGAGGGCCAAGAAGCAATAATCGAATGTTATGCTTCCAGATACGACTTTCATAATGTGACATGGATCAGAAACAATAAAACATTGTCAGACTTTG TCACAATATTAGACACTGCACTGTCGTTTATAGCACGACTAAAGATAAGTAGTGTATCCATCAATGACGCTGGAGCTTACACATGCCACGGACATAGGAAGGATGATTCAGAAGAAAGTCAAACTGTTTCAGTCACAGTTGCAG AGAGACGACCTCCAAACATTACGATTCCGGCAAGTGAATCGAATGAGGAAGTAAACCCATATCAACCAGTACGACTTACTTGTCAAGCTAATGCTGTTCCTCCTCCTGTTATAAACTGGTACAAG GATGGTGAAAGATTAGAAAACAATACATTTGTGGACATATTCACAGATTATTTAGATCACATGACGGTAAACTCTACAATTGATATAAAACAGATGCTTGAAGAGCATAAAGGGAAATACGAATGTATCGCTGAAAGTGGTGATACCTCCGTTAGCGAGTCTTACAATCTCATAATCAAAG AAAAATCTCCCTACAAGTCGgcaatatacctaagtattatagGTATTGTTGTATTTATCCTTGTTTTATTGATTGTATATTTAATATGGAAGATTCGAAAAGAAAAACAGTTCAGGAAAGAATTGGCAGCGGCCGGACTTCTGTATTTTAAGGAGGGAGTTACGAGATCTCTTAACCCGGAGTTGGGCATTGATGAACAAGCTGAGCTTCTGCCTTACGACGAAAGATTTGAGTTTCCTCCAGAAAAACttcaactag GTAAACAGCTCGGAGCAGGTGCGTTTGGCGTGGTGTACAAAGCAGAAGCTCGTGGCATAATCAATGCTGAGGAGACCACGCCTGTGGCCGTCAAAATGGTGAAGAAGACTGCTGataatatgtacataaaagCTCTAGCATCGGAACTCAAGATAATGGTGCATCTCGGAAAACATGTTAATATCGTTAACTTGCTCGGAGCATGCACTAAAAATGTTGGCAAGC GTGAACTGGTCGTGATTGTAGAGTACTGCAAGTTTGGTAACATTCACAACTACATGCAGAGGCACCGTGAAGTCTTTATAGACCAGCTCACTGATGACAAGGAGAAGAATCTCGGCAAGGTCAATAGAGGGTTTATTTGCAACACTGGAAGCACTGG TGTGCAGTCAGACTATTTCGGATCGAACCATTCACAAGAGACAGACCACACTTTCGTCAATACTGCGAACACGAATAGATCGGGAAGGAAAG ATAATGCTAATGAGACAGTGGAGTTTGTTCGAG TTTCGGAGACAGGCTATGTCCAGCCCGAATGGCGTTCAAATTACGAAACCGACTACGTTTTTGATGGACGCAACCCGCGGCCTTTGACTTCAAGAGACCTTTTGGCGTGGGCATTCCAGATTGCGAGGGGTATGGAATACCTTGCAAGCAGAAAG GTGCTGCATGGTGATCTAGCAGCCAGGAATGTGCTGTTGGCAGAAGATAACATTGTCAAAATTTGCGATTTTGGCTTAGCACGAAGCATTTATAAAAATGACGAATATAGGAAACAGGAAAAT AGCCCCCTTCCAGTGAAATGGTTGGCCATCGAGTGCATGACCGACCGCATATTTTCAACGCAGTCTGATGTGTGGTCGTTTGGCATCGTGTTATGGGAGTTATTTTCTCTCGCCAAGACGCCCTATCCGAATGTTAGTCCTACAAGTCTTGTGCAGTGGCTTAGTGACGG cCATCGTCTTGAGAAACCGCAGTATGCTGACGATCGGCTATATGACGTGATGATGCGATGTTGGGAACAGAAACCCACGGCACGTCCGAATTTTAGTCAGCTGCAAGAGATCCTTGGCTCGTTCCTTGAGGATAATGTCCGAAAC CACTACGTTGATCTAAACTCAGTCTTTATGGATTCAAACGTGAAAGCCGAAGGGGAAGAGGACTATCTAGCCATGGTCTGCGCTCCCGACTACAACAATATGGTTACGCCCAGTCCACATCAATACGTCAACGACTCAAGAAACTTCTTCCCTGCAACACCCACGCAATTATTACACG ATGACGAAGGCTATCTACAGATGAGTCCGGCAAATCAAAACATATTCAGCCCTAGAACGCTAAGTAACAAATTCGATTTCGATGCACGAAAGTTAAACCCTAGGGCATCTGAACTAGGGCACAGTCAAGGTTCAGAGCTTACACCAATGTTAAGTTTGAATAACTTGCCAACCAGAAGCGGTTCAGAATCCGATCACGAGGGGAATGTGTCTCCATACCTTAACATGTGCCCAAGAATCGACGAAGAATCAGACGAAGTATTTGAAACAAAACAGTACAATTTCAGAAACGCACATAATAACCTGAATAGGGCAGTAACGAACCCAACTTACATAACATTGGAAGTAGACTTAGAGAAGAAGCCGCAAAACATTTCTAATAATTACATGAACATCAATGTACCAAACGGTCTAGtcaaataa